Proteins from a single region of Lentimicrobium saccharophilum:
- a CDS encoding thioredoxin family protein, with product MKKIMLLPLLALLFSIAAIAQGYKVGDKATDFKLKNIDGKYVSMSDYTSAKGFIVIFTCNHCPFSVAYEDRIIEIDLKYKELGYPVIAINPNDPVQVPADSFDEMRKRAADKGFTFPYLIDEGQKVYPAYGATRTPHVFLLNKENDGLKVAYIGAIDDNHQDAGAVKSRYLEDAVKALMKGEKPAVDFTKAVGCSIKKAAN from the coding sequence ATGAAAAAAATAATGCTTCTGCCGTTGCTGGCACTTCTATTTTCAATTGCGGCTATTGCCCAGGGTTACAAGGTGGGCGACAAAGCGACGGATTTCAAACTGAAAAATATCGACGGGAAATACGTTTCCATGAGTGATTATACTTCCGCAAAGGGTTTTATTGTAATTTTTACCTGCAATCATTGCCCATTCTCGGTGGCTTATGAAGACCGTATCATCGAAATTGACCTGAAATACAAAGAGCTGGGTTATCCGGTAATCGCCATCAATCCCAATGATCCGGTTCAGGTTCCCGCCGACAGTTTTGATGAAATGAGAAAGCGTGCGGCTGATAAGGGCTTTACCTTTCCATATCTGATTGATGAAGGTCAGAAGGTTTATCCGGCTTACGGCGCCACCCGCACTCCGCATGTATTCCTTCTGAATAAAGAGAATGACGGATTAAAAGTGGCGTATATCGGCGCCATTGATGACAACCATCAGGATGCCGGGGCCGTAAAAAGCCGGTATCTTGAAGATGCCGTGAAAGCCCTGATGAAAGGTGAAAAGCCTGCCGTTGACTTTACTAAAGCTGTCGGTTGCAGCATCAAGAAAGCAGCTAATTGA
- a CDS encoding amidohydrolase, with protein MNSCNRDRSAADLIIENAVIYTADSGFTIYTAMAVSRGKVLALGDDRYIRENFNADSVFNAGGRAVFPGFIDAHCHFYGYALQKQYADLSYSNSFEQLLEILQKQNEEYPSVWLAGRGWDQNRWPGRSFPDNEELNLLFPDIPVVLVRIDGHAVLVNDAAIKLSGLTPDSIPDKKEAFVKDGRFTGIFLESYADLFREMVPVPAGNELTMMMKEAALNCHSVGLTMVADAGLDATTIDFIDSLHSENELKMAVYAMITPNEENINRFLKKGVRVKPKLSIRSVKMYADGALGSRGACLLEPYSDQPGNNGIMTITPEELGRICLMAYDKGYQVNSHAIGDSAVRMVLDVYSNYLLPENDLRWRVEHAQIVDPDDIGKFGEFAIIPSIQATHATSDMGWAGQRLGSKRLKNAYAYRKLLSENGWIPNGTDFPIEGISPVNTFYASVARKDLKGNPPKGFQRENALTREEALRSITIWAAKACFEENRRGSLEPGKNADFVILDRDIMVVPEKEIPLAKVYATYIDGLPVYSR; from the coding sequence ATGAATTCATGTAACCGGGATCGTTCGGCGGCAGATCTGATCATAGAAAATGCTGTGATTTACACTGCTGACAGTGGTTTTACTATTTATACCGCCATGGCAGTGTCCAGGGGAAAAGTCCTTGCGCTTGGCGACGACCGGTATATCCGTGAGAATTTCAATGCGGATTCTGTTTTCAATGCCGGTGGCCGGGCTGTATTTCCGGGTTTCATTGATGCGCACTGCCATTTTTACGGCTACGCCCTTCAAAAGCAGTATGCCGATCTCAGCTATTCAAATTCCTTTGAGCAATTGCTTGAAATTCTTCAGAAGCAAAATGAGGAATATCCCTCGGTTTGGCTGGCAGGCAGGGGGTGGGATCAGAATCGTTGGCCTGGCAGGTCTTTCCCTGATAATGAAGAGCTTAACCTTTTATTTCCCGATATTCCTGTTGTATTGGTGAGGATTGATGGGCATGCCGTGCTTGTTAACGATGCTGCCATCAAGCTTTCCGGGCTTACTCCCGACAGCATTCCTGACAAAAAGGAAGCTTTTGTGAAGGACGGTCGTTTTACCGGCATTTTTCTTGAGTCATATGCTGACCTTTTCAGGGAAATGGTGCCGGTTCCTGCCGGTAATGAGTTGACCATGATGATGAAAGAGGCTGCGCTGAATTGTCATAGTGTGGGGTTGACCATGGTGGCAGATGCCGGTCTCGATGCAACGACCATTGATTTTATCGACAGCCTGCACTCTGAGAATGAACTTAAAATGGCTGTTTATGCCATGATTACGCCAAATGAGGAGAATATCAACCGGTTTCTGAAAAAGGGAGTAAGGGTGAAACCCAAGCTCAGTATCCGTTCAGTCAAGATGTATGCCGACGGTGCGCTGGGGTCACGCGGCGCCTGTCTGCTTGAGCCCTATAGTGATCAACCCGGAAATAACGGGATAATGACCATTACTCCTGAAGAACTAGGCCGCATCTGCCTGATGGCATACGACAAGGGCTATCAGGTTAATTCGCATGCCATTGGTGATTCAGCGGTACGCATGGTGCTTGATGTTTACAGTAATTACCTTCTTCCTGAAAATGACCTGAGGTGGAGGGTTGAACATGCGCAGATTGTTGACCCTGATGATATCGGTAAATTCGGCGAATTTGCCATCATTCCTTCAATACAGGCAACCCATGCAACTTCTGATATGGGATGGGCCGGTCAGCGCCTGGGAAGCAAAAGGCTTAAAAATGCCTATGCTTACCGTAAGCTTCTTTCAGAAAACGGATGGATCCCCAATGGCACTGATTTTCCTATTGAAGGGATAAGCCCGGTAAATACATTTTATGCATCCGTGGCACGAAAAGATCTGAAAGGCAACCCTCCAAAGGGTTTCCAGCGTGAGAATGCCCTGACCCGGGAAGAAGCCCTCCGGTCCATCACCATATGGGCCGCCAAAGCCTGTTTTGAAGAAAACCGGCGTGGAAGTCTGGAACCGGGGAAAAACGCTGATTTTGTTATTCTGGACAGAGACATTATGGTAGTGCCCGAAAAAGAAATACCGCTGGCAAAGGTTTATGCTACGTATATTGATGGCCTGCCTGTGTATTCCAGGTAA
- a CDS encoding PAS domain-containing protein — protein MNFDWFNGIPVAITVSDLEGNILEMNDAAAFVFEKSGGKALIGKSLADCHNENSKLIMDQMLAGQQPNTYTIEKNGRKKLIFQSPWMKDGKVAGLIEFSMVIPFEMKHFIRG, from the coding sequence ATGAATTTCGACTGGTTTAACGGTATTCCTGTAGCTATAACTGTCTCAGATCTTGAGGGTAACATTCTGGAAATGAATGATGCCGCAGCATTTGTATTCGAAAAATCCGGTGGTAAAGCATTGATAGGCAAATCATTGGCAGATTGTCATAATGAAAACTCAAAATTAATTATGGACCAAATGCTGGCCGGACAGCAGCCAAACACTTATACCATTGAGAAAAACGGCCGGAAAAAACTGATTTTTCAGAGCCCCTGGATGAAGGACGGGAAAGTTGCCGGACTGATTGAATTCTCGATGGTGATTCCATTCGAAATGAAGCATTTTATCAGAGGGTAA
- a CDS encoding rhomboid family intramembrane serine protease, whose amino-acid sequence MPPVVKNLLIINGLFFLAQLTLKQVYQIDLVDYLGMHYFGSSLFNPAQLVTYMFLHGGFTHIFFNMFALWMFGYTLEHVWGPKRFLTYYFVTGIGAALVHMVVLWINISGIQSDVTAVMMSPSPDAFAAFIGEHFAPYQGQLTSFINSWSMNPGDPAYINQASNYMNELVILKMDVPTVGASGAVFGILLAFGMMFPNALIYLYFFFPIRAKWFVIAYGAMELYFGFANNPGDNVAHFAHLGGMIFGFFLIRYWNRKLNRFTNWE is encoded by the coding sequence CTGCCTCCGGTAGTTAAAAACCTGCTCATTATCAACGGATTGTTCTTTCTGGCTCAACTTACATTGAAGCAGGTGTATCAGATCGACCTGGTTGACTATCTCGGTATGCATTACTTCGGTTCTTCCTTGTTCAATCCGGCGCAATTGGTCACATACATGTTCCTGCATGGCGGATTTACACATATTTTCTTCAATATGTTTGCCTTATGGATGTTCGGATATACGCTGGAACATGTCTGGGGACCAAAACGCTTTCTTACCTATTATTTTGTCACCGGTATTGGTGCTGCATTGGTCCATATGGTTGTATTGTGGATTAATATTTCAGGCATTCAGTCAGATGTTACCGCGGTCATGATGTCGCCCTCCCCTGATGCCTTTGCCGCATTTATCGGCGAGCATTTCGCGCCGTATCAGGGTCAGCTGACTTCGTTTATCAACTCATGGTCAATGAATCCAGGCGATCCTGCATATATCAATCAGGCATCCAATTACATGAATGAGCTGGTAATTCTGAAAATGGATGTACCCACCGTAGGTGCCTCAGGCGCTGTTTTCGGCATTCTGCTTGCCTTTGGCATGATGTTCCCTAACGCTTTGATCTACCTGTACTTCTTCTTCCCGATCAGGGCCAAATGGTTCGTCATTGCCTATGGTGCAATGGAACTCTATTTCGGTTTTGCCAACAACCCGGGAGATAATGTCGCACACTTCGCGCACCTGGGAGGTATGATTTTCGGATTTTTTCTGATCAGATACTGGAACCGGAAGTTAAACCGTTTTACAAACTGGGAATGA
- a CDS encoding TlpA disulfide reductase family protein → MKIFFAAILLVLSVMALSAQDIRVVDYNQLKPYLEKKNDTIYVVNFWATWCLPCVKEMPYFQKIHDQYAGRGVNVLLVSLDFVNHIDSRLKPFIQKHQLTPEVIVLNDPDANSWISQVNPAWSGALPATLVYDGQSVDFYEKSFTYEELEQIVKQKLENK, encoded by the coding sequence ATGAAGATATTTTTTGCTGCCATATTACTCGTTTTGTCTGTGATGGCCTTGTCTGCCCAGGATATCCGCGTGGTAGATTACAACCAACTTAAACCATATCTTGAAAAAAAGAATGATACGATCTATGTGGTCAATTTCTGGGCTACCTGGTGTTTGCCCTGTGTAAAGGAAATGCCCTATTTTCAAAAGATTCACGATCAATATGCCGGTCGGGGGGTAAATGTCCTGCTGGTCAGCCTTGATTTTGTCAATCATATCGACAGCAGATTGAAACCCTTCATTCAAAAACACCAGCTTACCCCGGAAGTGATTGTACTTAACGATCCCGATGCAAATTCCTGGATAAGTCAGGTGAATCCGGCGTGGTCAGGCGCCTTGCCGGCTACACTTGTTTATGACGGACAATCGGTGGATTTTTACGAAAAAAGCTTTACTTACGAAGAATTGGAACAAATTGTTAAACAAAAACTTGAAAACAAATGA
- a CDS encoding DUF6580 family putative transport protein: protein MEKKFFTTRTILVLSAIAIAAMMRLVPHWPNFTPVAAIALFGGAYINRKALAFLVPLAAMLLSDLFLGFHSTLFAVYAAFIITVYIGLKLGKNVKAGSVALASVSSSVIFFLITNFASWMSGMMPYSPDFSGLMQAYVAGIPFFNNGLLGDLFYNTVLFGGFYLISRRYPSIVKA, encoded by the coding sequence ATGGAAAAGAAATTCTTTACGACCAGAACAATTCTCGTCTTATCAGCAATTGCTATCGCTGCAATGATGCGTTTGGTTCCTCACTGGCCCAATTTTACGCCTGTTGCGGCCATCGCGCTCTTTGGCGGTGCCTACATTAACCGTAAAGCACTTGCTTTTCTGGTTCCGCTGGCTGCCATGCTGCTCAGCGATTTGTTCCTGGGATTTCATTCCACCCTTTTCGCAGTGTATGCTGCTTTCATAATAACAGTTTATATCGGCCTTAAGCTTGGTAAAAATGTGAAAGCCGGAAGTGTTGCCCTGGCATCCGTTTCTTCTTCGGTCATCTTCTTCCTGATTACCAATTTTGCCTCATGGATGAGTGGTATGATGCCTTATTCACCAGATTTCTCAGGTTTGATGCAGGCTTATGTGGCAGGTATTCCGTTTTTTAACAACGGCCTGCTTGGCGACTTGTTCTACAATACCGTCCTTTTTGGAGGATTTTATCTGATCAGCAGACGTTATCCGTCGATCGTGAAAGCTTAA
- a CDS encoding endonuclease/exonuclease/phosphatase family protein — protein MTAVKKGRRKFPLFKGLFFTANLIVVVLFAMGYAAAYIPPDRNWIFAFAGLAFPYLALANIAFAIFWLITGKKYIALLSVSVLIISWSRLGGYYRFHTGSGRPADSTGINVMSYNVRLFDLYNWKKNKISENAARQFQLLAEQKPDLLCIQEYHAGRSGKVDICDSIIKYTGLKHKYIAHVSMDGKDKPYGIAVFSRWPLTGTGIVRFEDNPVNFCQFSDILIGQDTIRLFNVHLESIKFSREDYLFVTDLRKNQEDQEVFAENSLKILQKLKRAFISRARQSRKLSEEINSSPYPVIVCGDFNDTPSSYAYHTISGKLNDAFRTGGQGFSQTYAGALPSFRIDYILHDENRFSANSFSRIREPLSDHYPVVANLSLVLKDE, from the coding sequence ATGACAGCTGTAAAAAAAGGACGACGAAAGTTTCCACTCTTTAAGGGCCTGTTTTTTACAGCTAACCTCATCGTAGTGGTCCTTTTTGCCATGGGATATGCCGCTGCGTATATCCCGCCTGATCGCAACTGGATTTTCGCTTTTGCAGGACTGGCTTTCCCTTATCTGGCTCTGGCAAACATTGCTTTTGCAATTTTCTGGCTGATTACCGGAAAAAAATATATTGCATTGCTTTCTGTTTCTGTATTGATAATCAGCTGGTCGCGGCTTGGCGGATATTACAGATTTCATACCGGATCTGGCCGGCCAGCCGATAGCACCGGCATAAACGTGATGAGCTACAATGTCAGACTCTTTGATCTTTATAACTGGAAAAAAAATAAAATTAGTGAAAACGCCGCCAGGCAATTTCAGCTTCTCGCTGAACAAAAGCCCGATCTGCTATGTATTCAGGAGTATCATGCCGGACGTTCAGGTAAAGTGGATATATGTGATTCCATTATTAAATATACCGGGCTGAAGCACAAATACATCGCTCATGTCAGCATGGACGGAAAGGACAAACCATACGGCATTGCAGTCTTCAGCCGCTGGCCGCTGACAGGCACAGGAATTGTCCGTTTTGAAGATAATCCCGTTAATTTCTGCCAGTTTTCCGATATTCTGATAGGACAGGACACCATCAGACTTTTCAATGTGCATCTTGAATCCATCAAATTCAGCCGGGAGGATTATCTGTTTGTAACGGACCTGAGGAAAAATCAGGAAGACCAGGAGGTATTCGCGGAAAATTCACTGAAGATATTGCAGAAACTGAAACGTGCCTTTATCTCCAGAGCCAGGCAATCCCGCAAATTATCGGAAGAAATCAACAGTTCCCCTTATCCTGTAATCGTATGCGGCGATTTTAACGATACTCCGTCATCCTATGCCTATCATACCATTTCAGGAAAACTTAATGACGCTTTCCGTACCGGAGGTCAGGGATTCAGCCAGACATATGCGGGCGCCCTGCCTTCTTTCAGGATCGATTATATTCTGCATGACGAAAACAGGTTTTCTGCCAACAGCTTTTCCAGGATAAGAGAACCGCTTTCGGACCATTACCCTGTCGTTGCAAACCTCTCGTTGGTTTTGAAAGATGAGTGA
- the mutL gene encoding DNA mismatch repair endonuclease MutL → MSDIIRLLPDSVANQIAAGEVIQRPASAVKELLENAVDAGAGHIELIVKDAGKTLLQVIDNGCGMSATDARMSFERHATSKIKEAADLFRIHTLGFRGEALASIAAIAQVEVKTRRMEDELGTHLVIEGSVVKSQQPCACTAGTSFLIKNLFFNVPARRNFLKSDAAEMRHILEEFQRVALVNPQIAFSCHSNGKVLFQLPAANLKQRIINLMGSGFQEKLIPVNQDSNVVKISGYAGKPESAKKTKGEQYFFANNRFIRHPYLNHAVEDAFSDLLPEGYFPSYFIYLDVDPSKIDINIHPTKTEVNFLDHQVIYSMLRSAVRQAIGKFSFSSTLDFEAEKSFDTYFPKDRPVVAPGIHINPEYNPFVKKQQAELKLTAPLQQQDNTDWEKLYDFARNDHPSDQSGAKSLTIDADFDSEPLSRGFMQFQNKYIVSRVKSGLMIIDQQAAHERVLYERMLEKIEQQKASSQQQLFPQTVNLSAPDAELIRELLEEFSLFGFQIEHFGQNSYIIRGIPADLVDENIQTLIENVLENFKNNQLGLKVDKKINLTRAMARNMAVKPGKVLMPEEMQSLVDDLFSCQVPNVSPSGKTIIVTIQADEIEKRFGN, encoded by the coding sequence ATGTCGGATATTATAAGGCTTCTTCCCGATTCGGTTGCCAACCAGATTGCTGCCGGAGAAGTAATCCAGCGGCCTGCGTCAGCGGTGAAAGAGCTTCTTGAAAATGCTGTTGACGCCGGTGCAGGGCATATTGAGCTTATCGTGAAAGACGCCGGGAAAACCCTGCTTCAGGTCATTGACAACGGGTGCGGAATGTCGGCAACCGATGCGCGCATGAGTTTTGAACGCCATGCCACCTCAAAAATCAAGGAGGCCGCTGATCTTTTCAGGATACATACCCTGGGCTTTCGCGGAGAAGCCCTTGCATCCATCGCAGCCATAGCACAGGTAGAAGTTAAAACCCGCCGGATGGAGGACGAACTCGGCACCCATCTGGTGATTGAAGGCTCCGTGGTAAAGAGCCAGCAACCATGCGCCTGCACTGCAGGTACTTCCTTTCTGATCAAAAACCTTTTTTTCAATGTTCCTGCACGCAGGAATTTTCTTAAATCGGATGCTGCCGAAATGCGGCATATCCTGGAAGAATTTCAGCGGGTGGCACTGGTCAACCCTCAGATTGCGTTTAGCTGCCATAGCAATGGGAAAGTCCTTTTTCAATTGCCTGCCGCGAACCTGAAGCAACGTATCATAAACCTGATGGGATCCGGCTTTCAGGAGAAACTGATACCGGTGAATCAGGACAGCAATGTGGTGAAAATCTCCGGTTATGCGGGCAAGCCGGAGAGTGCAAAAAAAACAAAAGGCGAGCAATATTTCTTTGCAAATAACCGCTTTATCAGGCACCCCTATCTCAACCATGCCGTGGAGGATGCCTTCAGCGACCTGCTGCCGGAAGGCTATTTCCCTTCATACTTCATTTATCTGGATGTGGATCCTTCCAAGATTGACATCAATATTCATCCGACAAAGACCGAAGTCAATTTCCTTGACCATCAGGTAATCTACTCCATGCTACGGTCGGCAGTAAGACAGGCGATCGGCAAATTCAGTTTTTCTTCTACCCTTGATTTTGAAGCTGAAAAGAGTTTCGACACCTATTTTCCTAAAGACCGGCCTGTGGTAGCACCCGGCATCCACATCAATCCGGAGTACAATCCGTTTGTAAAGAAACAACAGGCAGAATTAAAACTGACCGCTCCCCTTCAGCAGCAGGATAACACTGACTGGGAAAAGCTTTATGATTTTGCCCGTAATGACCATCCTTCCGATCAGTCCGGGGCAAAATCCCTTACCATTGATGCCGACTTTGACAGTGAGCCTTTAAGCAGGGGGTTCATGCAATTCCAGAATAAATATATAGTTTCCAGGGTTAAGTCAGGTCTGATGATTATCGACCAGCAGGCAGCCCATGAACGGGTGCTTTACGAGCGTATGCTTGAAAAGATTGAACAACAGAAAGCCAGTTCTCAGCAACAACTCTTTCCCCAGACTGTTAATTTGTCAGCGCCTGATGCGGAATTGATCAGAGAGCTGTTGGAGGAATTTTCCCTGTTCGGTTTCCAGATAGAGCATTTCGGGCAGAACTCCTATATCATCAGGGGAATTCCGGCGGATCTGGTGGATGAAAACATCCAGACACTTATTGAAAATGTGCTTGAAAACTTTAAAAATAACCAACTCGGCCTGAAAGTTGATAAAAAAATAAACCTGACAAGGGCCATGGCACGTAATATGGCTGTAAAACCCGGCAAAGTGCTGATGCCTGAAGAAATGCAATCGCTGGTTGATGACCTTTTTTCCTGCCAGGTACCCAATGTCAGTCCTTCGGGAAAAACCATTATTGTAACCATTCAAGCGGACGAAATTGAAAAACGATTCGGCAATTAA
- a CDS encoding co-chaperone GroES, with protein MKLPEEEKLHKLIVVGDRVLIKPLTLSKKTKGGLFLPPGYSEKEEIQTGYVLRAGPGYPIPVPENEDEPWKRSEGDNIRYIPLQAKVGDLAIFLQKGAIEIVYNDEKYFIVSQNSVLLLEREDEPE; from the coding sequence ATGAAACTGCCGGAAGAGGAAAAATTGCACAAACTGATAGTGGTGGGTGACCGCGTTCTTATAAAGCCGCTCACCTTATCCAAAAAGACCAAAGGCGGGCTTTTTCTGCCACCTGGTTACAGCGAAAAAGAAGAGATACAGACCGGTTATGTTCTGAGAGCCGGACCGGGCTATCCGATCCCTGTCCCGGAAAATGAAGATGAGCCCTGGAAGCGGAGCGAGGGTGATAATATCCGCTACATTCCGTTGCAGGCAAAGGTGGGTGATCTGGCCATCTTTTTGCAGAAAGGCGCAATAGAGATTGTTTATAATGATGAGAAGTACTTTATTGTTTCTCAAAACTCTGTTCTCCTGCTCGAAAGGGAGGATGAACCTGAATAA
- the arfB gene encoding alternative ribosome rescue aminoacyl-tRNA hydrolase ArfB gives MSILSDLFGLPELEQELEFKTSRSSGKGGQHVNKTETRVEIHFRIPESALLDDGQKAVLLEKLGHRLSEEGVLRMYSQKSRSQLANRDDVVRRFYELIAKSLKPVKKRIKTLPGKSQKEARLADKKASSRKKELRKNPLDDL, from the coding sequence ATGTCAATCCTGAGCGATTTATTTGGTTTGCCTGAACTTGAGCAGGAGCTTGAGTTCAAGACTTCGCGAAGCAGCGGGAAAGGCGGACAGCATGTGAACAAAACGGAAACCAGGGTTGAAATCCATTTCAGGATTCCTGAATCTGCTTTGCTGGATGATGGGCAGAAAGCTGTTTTGCTGGAGAAACTGGGTCACCGGCTATCTGAAGAAGGTGTCCTGCGGATGTATTCACAGAAATCGAGAAGTCAGCTGGCAAACAGGGATGATGTCGTCAGACGGTTTTATGAATTGATTGCTAAATCACTAAAGCCGGTAAAGAAGAGGATAAAGACATTACCCGGGAAATCCCAGAAAGAAGCGCGGCTGGCAGACAAAAAGGCATCCTCCAGGAAGAAGGAGTTGCGGAAAAATCCCCTGGATGATCTTTGA
- a CDS encoding ion transporter, with protein sequence MIEFTENEKLKRKFYKIIFEADTPAGKLFDVVLIWSILLSVVLVVVESVHEYNEKYQVLFTAGEWFFTIMFTLEYMLRIYVIRRKTVYIFSFFGVVDLLAILPTYISLLFPGTQYLMVIRILRLMRVFRVFKLSNYLAEANILRKALLASSRKILVFLSSIAVLVVVIGAIMYVIEGPKYGFKDIPTSIYWAVVTLTTVGYGDISPQTGVGQFFASVVMVLGYAIIAVPTGIMTVELSALHRKKNTTTTRVCPECMHEGHDDDARYCKYCGHKFIKD encoded by the coding sequence ATGATCGAGTTTACCGAAAATGAGAAATTAAAACGGAAGTTTTACAAAATAATCTTCGAGGCCGACACCCCGGCAGGAAAACTGTTTGATGTGGTGCTGATCTGGTCAATTCTTCTGAGCGTTGTCCTTGTAGTGGTTGAGAGTGTGCATGAATACAATGAAAAGTACCAGGTTCTTTTTACTGCAGGAGAATGGTTTTTCACAATCATGTTTACGCTTGAATACATGCTGAGGATTTATGTAATCAGGAGAAAAACAGTTTATATTTTTAGTTTCTTCGGAGTGGTTGACCTCCTGGCTATCTTACCAACTTACATCAGCCTTCTTTTTCCGGGAACCCAATACCTCATGGTGATCCGGATACTCAGATTAATGAGGGTTTTCAGGGTTTTTAAACTTTCCAACTATCTGGCTGAGGCAAACATTCTTCGTAAAGCCCTGCTGGCCAGCAGTCGCAAAATCCTGGTTTTTCTCTCCTCCATCGCAGTCCTGGTAGTTGTCATCGGGGCCATCATGTACGTGATTGAGGGACCAAAATATGGCTTCAAAGATATCCCGACAAGTATATACTGGGCAGTCGTAACACTGACAACAGTTGGTTATGGTGATATTTCCCCTCAAACCGGCGTGGGGCAGTTTTTTGCCAGCGTGGTGATGGTTCTGGGCTATGCCATCATTGCGGTGCCCACCGGTATTATGACTGTTGAACTTTCAGCACTTCACCGGAAAAAAAATACGACTACCACCAGAGTATGCCCGGAGTGTATGCATGAGGGTCATGACGATGATGCCCGATACTGCAAATATTGTGGTCATAAATTTATCAAAGACTAA
- a CDS encoding rhomboid family intramembrane serine protease — protein MFQQVSIIERIRIFFSRREALPMLILVNIFVWLATLLLRSFAFLFTSPESAANGTYSSGVSEWLMMAFAIPANTGDLLTRPWTILTYMFLHLDFLHILFNLLWLYWFGLIFVKYLSQRQLLGTYLFGGIAGALLYVLAFNIFPVFSLARESALALGASASVLAIVVSIAFYVPEYTIHLLFLGPVKIKYIAIFSILMDLLMLNSGNAGGHIAHLGGALWGFAWVKMLPAFDPTRIFMHSGFSLSNPFKRRRKPKLKVFRGNKPLTDEEYNKLKVMNQRKIDSILDKISRSGYDSLTKEEKELLFSNSKK, from the coding sequence ATGTTTCAACAGGTTTCCATCATTGAACGGATCAGGATTTTCTTCAGCCGGCGCGAAGCATTGCCCATGCTTATCCTTGTCAATATTTTCGTCTGGCTGGCAACTCTGTTACTCAGGAGTTTTGCCTTTTTGTTTACCTCTCCTGAATCAGCTGCAAACGGAACCTATAGTTCAGGCGTTTCAGAATGGCTGATGATGGCATTCGCCATACCGGCAAATACCGGCGACCTGCTGACCCGCCCCTGGACGATTCTTACCTATATGTTCCTGCATCTGGACTTCCTTCATATTTTATTCAACCTCTTGTGGTTGTATTGGTTTGGGTTGATCTTTGTGAAATATCTGTCTCAAAGACAGCTTCTCGGGACTTATCTTTTTGGAGGTATAGCCGGGGCACTGCTTTATGTACTGGCATTCAATATTTTTCCGGTGTTTTCACTTGCCCGGGAATCCGCGCTGGCACTGGGCGCTTCGGCCTCAGTACTGGCCATTGTGGTGTCCATCGCTTTTTATGTTCCGGAGTATACCATCCACCTGTTATTCCTTGGCCCGGTCAAAATCAAATATATAGCCATCTTTTCCATTCTGATGGATCTGCTTATGCTGAATTCGGGAAATGCCGGAGGACATATTGCCCATCTTGGCGGGGCTTTGTGGGGTTTTGCCTGGGTTAAGATGCTCCCCGCGTTTGATCCGACCAGAATTTTCATGCATTCAGGATTCAGTCTTTCAAACCCTTTCAAAAGGAGAAGAAAGCCGAAATTAAAAGTGTTTAGAGGTAACAAACCGCTTACCGACGAGGAATACAACAAGCTGAAAGTCATGAATCAAAGGAAGATTGACTCCATCCTTGACAAAATATCCAGGTCAGGGTATGACAGCCTGACCAAAGAAGAAAAGGAATTGCTTTTTTCCAACAGCAAAAAATAA